Proteins from one Sarcophilus harrisii chromosome 2, mSarHar1.11, whole genome shotgun sequence genomic window:
- the ZCCHC10 gene encoding zinc finger CCHC domain-containing protein 10, whose amino-acid sequence MASVVFCFHRGETSQNASRWSPVLTKMATPMHRLIARRQAEANKQHVRCQKCLEFGHWTYECTGKRKYLHRPSRTAELKKALKEKENRFLLQQSIGETNTEKKTKKKRSKSVTSSSSSSSESSASDSSSESEDSSSSSSSDDSDTEESSSTSSSSHSSTSSSSSSDSESDSSSSSSTSSSTDSSSDDEPPKKKKKK is encoded by the exons ATGGCCTCCGTCGTGTTCTGTTTCCATCGCGGAGAAACTTCCCAGAATGCATCGCGGTGGTCCCCGGTTCTCACTAAGATGGCGACTCCCATGCACCGACTTATCGCCAGGAGGCAGGC ggaagcaaataaacaacatGTAAGATGTCAGAAATGTTTAGAATTTGGACATTGGACATATGAAtgtacaggaaaaagaaaatatttgcataGACCTTCAAGAACAGCAGAACTTAAgaaagctttaaaagaaaaagaaaatagattcttACTACAACAAAG cattggAGAAactaatacagaaaaaaagaccaagaaaaaaag gTCTAAAAGTGTTACCAGTTCCAGCAGCAGTAGCAGTGAGAGTTCAGCCAGTGATTCTTCATCAGAGAGTgaagattcctcttcctcttcttcctctgatgATAGTGATACTGAGGAAAGCTCTTCTACTTCATCATCATCACACTCCTCAACtagttcttcctcttcttctgatTCTGAGTCAGATTCCAGCTCTTCCTCTAGCACCAGCTCTAGCACAGATAGCAGCTCTGATGATGAACcaccaaagaagaagaaaaagaaatag